From Diaminobutyricibacter sp. McL0608, one genomic window encodes:
- a CDS encoding DUF4032 domain-containing protein, which produces MSGSLNITAATVDPALLDLPWNLPLDEWSNDHIAILPKGISRHLVRFANLSGYVIAIKETSSELAKREYEMLRTLQRVDIPCVDPVAVINNRTDDEGDALKSALVTRHLKFSLPYRALFSQTLRPDTATRLVDALAVLLVRLHIVGFFWGDVSLSNTLFRRDAGAFAAYLVDAETGQLYDGGLSNGQRENDLEIARVNIAGELMDLEAGGRVDEELDPIKVSNGIVAAYRSLWKELTGSESFASSERWRISKRVDRLNELGFDIEELAIKTDEKGTTVRIQPKVVDAGHHQRRLLRLTGLDAQENQARRLLNDLDSYAATLGKAGLDEEAMAHEWLMRVFEPIVRAIPADLKGKLEPAEVFHQLLEHRWFMSQDEGRDVPLAEALSSYIKDVLRHRRDEATVIGPPTETLSIPVMTGAIGTITDDEDDWRAKV; this is translated from the coding sequence ATGAGCGGTTCACTCAATATCACCGCGGCCACCGTCGATCCGGCCCTTCTCGACCTCCCGTGGAACCTGCCGCTCGACGAATGGTCGAACGACCACATCGCGATCCTGCCGAAAGGCATCTCGCGCCACCTGGTGCGATTCGCGAACCTCTCCGGGTATGTCATCGCGATCAAGGAGACGTCGTCGGAACTCGCCAAGCGCGAGTACGAGATGCTTCGCACGCTGCAGCGCGTCGACATCCCCTGTGTCGACCCTGTCGCCGTGATCAACAACCGTACGGATGACGAGGGCGACGCACTGAAGTCGGCGCTCGTCACCCGCCACCTCAAGTTCTCGCTTCCCTATCGCGCCCTCTTCTCGCAGACGCTGCGCCCCGACACGGCCACACGCCTGGTCGATGCGCTGGCGGTGCTGCTGGTGCGCCTCCACATCGTCGGCTTCTTCTGGGGTGATGTCTCGCTCTCGAACACGCTGTTCCGCCGCGACGCCGGCGCGTTCGCCGCGTACCTGGTGGATGCGGAGACCGGCCAGCTCTATGACGGCGGCCTCTCGAACGGGCAGCGCGAGAATGACCTCGAGATCGCCCGGGTCAACATCGCCGGTGAACTGATGGATCTCGAAGCCGGCGGGAGGGTGGATGAGGAGCTCGACCCGATCAAAGTGTCGAACGGTATCGTCGCCGCCTACCGGTCACTCTGGAAGGAACTCACCGGCAGCGAGTCGTTCGCTTCGTCGGAGCGCTGGCGGATCAGCAAGCGTGTCGACCGTCTGAACGAGCTCGGCTTCGACATCGAGGAACTCGCGATCAAGACGGACGAGAAGGGCACGACGGTGCGCATCCAGCCGAAGGTCGTCGACGCCGGGCACCACCAGCGCCGGCTTCTTCGTCTGACCGGCCTGGATGCTCAGGAGAACCAGGCGCGCCGCCTGCTGAACGACCTCGACTCGTACGCCGCGACCCTGGGCAAGGCCGGACTCGACGAGGAGGCGATGGCGCACGAATGGCTGATGCGTGTCTTCGAGCCGATCGTCCGCGCGATCCCTGCCGACCTGAAGGGCAAGCTGGAGCCGGCTGAGGTGTTCCACCAGTTGCTGGAGCACCGCTGGTTCATGTCGCAGGACGAGGGCCGCGACGTGCCGCTGGCGGAGGCGCTGAGTTCGTACATCAAAGATGTCCTTCGGCACCGTCGCGATGAGGCGACCGTGATCGGCCCCCCCACCGAGACGTTGAGCATCCCCGTGATGACAGGCGCGATCGGCACGATCACCGACGACGAAGACGACTGGCGCGCGAAGGTCTGA
- the ispD gene encoding 2-C-methyl-D-erythritol 4-phosphate cytidylyltransferase yields the protein MTETSEPRVAVIVVAAGSGTRLGAATPKAFVPVGGVTLLGRSLHSVLGMSEHAQVIIVAPSEFVDDARVIAADVAGAAAAAVTVVAGGETRQQSVLAGLDRVQDSAQVVLVHDAARALTPSALFERVIAEVDARGHGVVPGLPVSDTVKRVDARDDIVETVDRSALSAVQTPQGYPKGDLVEAYARAREEATDDAALVSASGRRVSVVAGDPMAFKITTPWDLRRAEELVSRPDDSPRIGVGTDTHGFDPVAELWLAGLHWPGEAGLAGHSDGDAVSHAITDALLSAAGLGDIGGTFGTDDPRFQGAHGEVFVREARRLVENAGFRVGNVAVQVIGNRPRFAARRHEAEALLSEFVGAPVSISATTTDGLGFTGRGEGVAVIATALLLHNAGAVSRSDT from the coding sequence ATGACCGAAACGAGCGAGCCGCGCGTCGCCGTGATCGTCGTCGCCGCGGGTAGCGGCACACGGCTCGGAGCTGCGACGCCGAAGGCGTTCGTTCCCGTCGGCGGTGTCACGCTTCTCGGACGCTCTCTCCATTCCGTCCTGGGTATGAGCGAGCACGCGCAGGTCATCATCGTCGCCCCGTCCGAGTTCGTCGACGATGCCCGAGTGATCGCTGCCGATGTCGCCGGAGCCGCCGCCGCAGCGGTGACGGTCGTCGCAGGCGGCGAGACGCGCCAGCAGTCCGTACTGGCAGGCCTCGACCGGGTGCAGGACTCCGCGCAGGTCGTGCTCGTCCACGACGCCGCCCGCGCGCTGACTCCGAGCGCGCTCTTCGAACGCGTGATCGCCGAAGTCGATGCCCGAGGTCACGGTGTCGTACCCGGACTTCCCGTGAGCGACACGGTCAAACGCGTGGATGCGCGTGACGACATCGTCGAGACCGTCGATCGGTCCGCACTCTCTGCGGTCCAGACGCCGCAGGGTTACCCGAAGGGCGACCTCGTCGAGGCATATGCCCGGGCGCGGGAAGAGGCGACGGACGATGCTGCGCTGGTGAGTGCATCCGGACGCCGGGTCAGCGTCGTGGCCGGTGACCCGATGGCCTTCAAGATCACCACCCCGTGGGATCTGCGTCGGGCCGAGGAACTCGTCTCGCGTCCGGATGACAGCCCGCGGATCGGCGTCGGCACGGACACTCACGGCTTCGACCCGGTTGCAGAGCTGTGGCTCGCCGGCCTGCACTGGCCGGGCGAGGCCGGACTCGCCGGCCACAGCGACGGGGATGCGGTGTCGCACGCGATAACGGATGCGCTGCTCTCCGCGGCCGGGCTGGGCGACATCGGAGGCACCTTCGGAACCGACGATCCCCGGTTCCAGGGCGCCCATGGCGAGGTGTTCGTGCGCGAAGCCCGCCGCCTGGTCGAGAACGCGGGCTTCCGTGTCGGGAACGTCGCGGTTCAGGTGATCGGCAACCGCCCCCGGTTCGCCGCACGTCGTCATGAGGCGGAAGCGTTGCTGAGCGAGTTCGTCGGGGCGCCGGTCTCGATCAGCGCGACCACGACCGACGGCCTGGGGTTCACCGGTCGTGGCGAAGGCGTCGCCGTCATCGCGACGGCACTTCTCCTCCACAATGCGGGAGCTGTCAGCCGTTCTGACACATAA
- the phoU gene encoding phosphate signaling complex protein PhoU, with translation MREVFQQELREVQDRLVEIAELVVVSIKNATQAFNDSDVTLAETVIADDSKIDELTVILDELSIQILARQQPVARDLRIVVSALRISASLERMGDMSEHIAQLARYRFPDKVVPKSLRGTFAEMGRLDVVIAEKLAELLRTQDLELADEIRNEDDRIDELHVSVFDKVLGETWKGQAVDTVDATLASRYHERFADHAVSIAKKVHYLGTGDWAPELAS, from the coding sequence ATGCGTGAAGTATTCCAGCAGGAGTTGCGTGAAGTTCAGGATCGCCTCGTCGAGATCGCTGAGCTCGTCGTCGTCTCCATCAAGAATGCGACGCAGGCGTTCAATGATTCCGACGTGACGCTCGCCGAGACGGTGATCGCCGACGATTCGAAGATCGATGAGCTGACCGTGATCCTCGACGAGCTCTCGATCCAGATCCTCGCTCGCCAGCAGCCGGTCGCGCGCGACCTCCGTATCGTCGTCAGCGCACTGCGCATCAGCGCGTCACTCGAGCGGATGGGGGACATGTCCGAGCACATCGCCCAGCTCGCTCGGTACCGCTTCCCTGACAAGGTCGTACCGAAGAGCCTGCGCGGCACGTTCGCAGAGATGGGCCGGCTCGACGTCGTCATCGCCGAGAAGCTCGCCGAGCTCCTCCGCACCCAGGACCTGGAACTCGCCGACGAGATCCGCAATGAGGACGATCGCATCGACGAGCTGCACGTGAGCGTTTTCGACAAGGTTCTCGGCGAGACCTGGAAGGGTCAGGCCGTCGACACGGTGGATGCGACTCTCGCCTCCCGCTATCACGAGCGATTCGCCGACCACGCCGTGTCGATCGCCAAGAAGGTGCACTACCTGGGCACCGGCGACTGGGCCCCCGAATTGGCCAGCTGA
- a CDS encoding CarD family transcriptional regulator, with amino-acid sequence MLFEVGETVVYPHHGAATITEVKKRTIKGEEKLYLKLNVTQGDLTIEVPAENVDLVGVRDVIGKEGLDRVFEVLRAPFTEEPTNWSRRYKANLEKLASGDVIKVSEVVRDLWRRDQDRGLSAGEKRMLAKARQILISELALAEKTDDEKASSLLDEVLAS; translated from the coding sequence ATGCTTTTCGAGGTTGGCGAAACCGTCGTATACCCGCACCACGGTGCCGCGACAATCACCGAAGTCAAAAAGAGAACCATTAAGGGTGAAGAGAAGCTGTACCTCAAGCTCAATGTGACTCAGGGCGACCTGACCATCGAGGTTCCGGCCGAAAACGTCGACCTCGTCGGCGTCCGGGATGTGATCGGTAAAGAGGGCCTCGACCGCGTGTTCGAGGTGCTTCGCGCTCCGTTCACCGAGGAGCCCACGAACTGGTCCCGCCGCTACAAGGCGAACCTTGAGAAGCTCGCCTCCGGCGACGTGATCAAGGTCTCCGAGGTCGTGCGCGACCTGTGGCGCCGCGACCAGGACCGCGGCCTCTCCGCTGGTGAGAAGCGCATGCTTGCCAAGGCACGTCAGATCCTCATCTCCGAGCTCGCACTCGCAGAGAAGACCGACGACGAGAAGGCGTCGAGCCTGCTCGACGAGGTACTCGCTTCCTAA
- the cysS gene encoding cysteine--tRNA ligase, with translation MTVRLYDTRAQALRDFQPITDGAVGMYVCGPTVQSSPHIGHLRSALVYDILRRWFTHRGFAVTLVRNVTDIDDKILVNSAAAQAEGSSEQWWALAYRFELEFTAGYTALGVMAPTYEPRATASIPQMQDIIRRLVDTGHAYVADDGSGDVYFDVKSWPAYGELTRQSIDNMEAAADADPRAKRDARDFALWKGRKEDEPESASWPSPWGSGRPGWHIECSAMSERYLGTNFDIHGGGLDLRFPHHENELAQSTAAGHAFANYWVHNGLVNVNGQKMSKSLGNSVYAADLLGQARPLVIRYYLGAAHYRSTIDFHDGSLAEAEAALERISGFFERVDRRLAPTRFAGSGAPVIPAAFADAMDDDLAVPQALAVLHDTVRSGNAALDAEDLEAAAVARGQVLAMTDVLGINPLAPVWNSAEDSGARSALSALVERLLDDRQSARANRDFSAADRIRDELVGAGITIEDTPSGAHWSVEQ, from the coding sequence GTGACTGTGCGACTCTACGACACCCGGGCCCAGGCGCTGCGGGACTTCCAACCCATCACGGATGGTGCGGTAGGAATGTACGTCTGCGGACCCACGGTGCAGTCTTCCCCGCACATCGGTCACCTGCGTTCGGCCCTCGTCTACGACATCCTCCGCCGGTGGTTCACCCACCGTGGCTTCGCTGTGACGCTGGTGCGCAACGTCACCGACATCGACGACAAGATCCTCGTCAACTCGGCGGCGGCGCAGGCCGAGGGCAGTTCGGAGCAATGGTGGGCACTCGCCTACCGGTTCGAACTCGAATTCACCGCCGGCTATACGGCACTGGGTGTGATGGCACCCACCTACGAACCGCGGGCCACTGCGAGCATCCCCCAGATGCAGGACATCATCCGCCGCCTCGTCGACACGGGGCATGCCTACGTCGCCGACGACGGATCCGGCGACGTCTATTTCGACGTGAAGAGCTGGCCCGCGTACGGCGAACTCACCCGGCAGAGCATCGACAACATGGAGGCCGCCGCCGACGCAGACCCGCGTGCCAAACGTGACGCACGCGATTTCGCCCTGTGGAAGGGACGAAAAGAGGACGAGCCCGAATCGGCGTCGTGGCCGAGTCCGTGGGGATCCGGTCGGCCGGGTTGGCACATCGAATGCTCTGCAATGTCGGAACGCTACCTCGGCACCAATTTCGACATCCACGGGGGAGGCCTCGACCTTCGGTTTCCGCATCATGAGAACGAACTCGCCCAGTCGACTGCGGCCGGTCACGCCTTCGCCAACTACTGGGTGCACAACGGGCTCGTGAATGTGAACGGCCAGAAGATGAGCAAGTCGCTCGGCAACTCGGTCTACGCAGCAGACCTGCTCGGACAGGCCAGGCCGTTGGTCATCCGCTACTACCTGGGGGCGGCCCACTACAGGTCGACCATCGATTTCCACGACGGATCGCTTGCCGAAGCCGAGGCGGCGCTCGAACGGATCTCCGGATTCTTCGAACGTGTCGATCGTCGGCTGGCCCCGACGCGATTCGCCGGGTCGGGCGCGCCGGTCATCCCGGCCGCGTTCGCCGACGCAATGGACGACGATCTCGCCGTGCCCCAGGCCCTCGCCGTACTGCACGACACCGTGCGTTCAGGAAACGCGGCGCTTGATGCGGAAGACTTGGAGGCGGCGGCCGTCGCCCGCGGGCAGGTACTCGCGATGACGGACGTGCTGGGCATCAACCCGCTCGCACCCGTTTGGAACTCTGCGGAGGACTCGGGCGCTCGTTCCGCGTTGTCCGCACTCGTCGAGCGCCTGCTCGACGACCGGCAGTCGGCGCGAGCGAATCGCGATTTCTCTGCAGCCGACCGCATCCGCGACGAACTCGTCGGCGCCGGAATCACCATCGAAGACACCCCATCGGGTGCGCATTGGAGTGTTGAACAGTGA
- the rlmB gene encoding 23S rRNA (guanosine(2251)-2'-O)-methyltransferase RlmB — protein MKNSGGKPRAGAVRKARRGPQVGSGGQGRQALEGKGPTPKAEDRPYHPAGKAKAARDRYSAAGGKGKPGQQTRGGRIETAPRTQTRRPKAADESEVVTGRNSVLEALRAKIPTSTLYIASRIEVDDRVKEILSIATGRGIPILEVMRPELDRIAGRDSVHQGVALKVPPYEYAHPMELLDLTISRGKKPLFVALDGITDPRNLGAIIRSTAAFGGHAVIVPQRRSVGMTASAWKTSAGAAARTPVAMASNLTQTLKALKERGVFVLGLDGGGDVSLPGLELADRPVVIVVGSEGKGLSRLVTETCDAIVSIPISDATESLNAGIAASVTLYEISKLRSTK, from the coding sequence GTGAAGAACAGTGGCGGAAAGCCCCGTGCGGGAGCCGTGCGCAAAGCACGACGTGGTCCCCAAGTGGGCTCGGGCGGCCAGGGGCGTCAAGCCCTCGAAGGCAAAGGACCCACCCCGAAGGCTGAAGACCGCCCGTATCACCCGGCAGGCAAGGCGAAGGCTGCCCGCGATCGCTACTCGGCGGCGGGCGGAAAGGGCAAGCCCGGACAGCAGACTCGCGGTGGGCGCATCGAGACGGCACCCCGAACACAGACTCGACGCCCGAAGGCGGCCGATGAGAGTGAGGTCGTGACCGGGCGAAATTCCGTGCTCGAGGCGCTTCGGGCCAAGATCCCCACATCGACGCTCTACATCGCCTCGCGCATCGAGGTCGACGACCGGGTCAAGGAGATCCTTTCCATCGCGACGGGCCGCGGCATCCCGATCCTCGAAGTCATGCGGCCGGAACTCGACCGCATCGCAGGGCGTGACTCGGTCCATCAGGGCGTCGCCCTCAAGGTGCCGCCGTACGAGTACGCGCACCCCATGGAACTTCTCGACCTGACCATCAGCCGCGGAAAGAAGCCGCTGTTCGTCGCGCTCGACGGCATCACCGATCCTCGCAACCTCGGAGCGATCATCCGCTCGACCGCAGCGTTCGGCGGCCACGCCGTCATCGTGCCGCAGCGACGTTCGGTCGGCATGACGGCGTCAGCGTGGAAGACCTCGGCAGGCGCTGCCGCCCGCACTCCCGTCGCTATGGCGAGCAACCTGACGCAGACCCTCAAAGCGTTGAAGGAGCGAGGCGTGTTCGTCCTCGGTCTCGACGGCGGCGGAGATGTCTCGCTGCCCGGGCTCGAACTCGCCGATCGTCCCGTCGTCATCGTGGTCGGCAGCGAAGGGAAAGGCCTGTCGCGCCTGGTCACAGAGACGTGCGATGCGATCGTCTCGATTCCGATCAGCGACGCGACCGAATCCCTCAACGCCGGAATCGCCGCGAGCGTCACCCTCTACGAGATCTCGAAACTACGCTCGACCAAATAG
- a CDS encoding sensor histidine kinase, giving the protein MDSTWLVLLSLALGLVVGAGFVAILHVAARRGARAAEVASPAVPDGVDQVIDALESAGVVLDPSNNVIKASPGALSIGLVWNQALVHPRLVELVDRVRRTGEPITEECELARGPFGDANIHLSVRVARLGARYILLLAEDRTESFRLENVRRDFVANISHELKTPIGAVGLLAEALDSASDDPEQVRRFAHRLSEESQRLARITQDIIELSRLQAADALTGAEVVSVTQAISSAVDQNRVAAEARGIELAMRGDKKAEVFGDETLLVVAVHNLISNAIQYSPSGSRVGIGVRTIDGVVEIAVTDQGEGIPEEDLDRVFERFFRVDQARSRHTGGTGLGLAIVKHAVQNHGGDIRVWSQPGRGSTFTIRLPEASHDAAARPAIGETT; this is encoded by the coding sequence ATGGACTCCACCTGGTTGGTGCTGCTGTCTCTGGCACTCGGCCTTGTGGTCGGCGCTGGATTCGTGGCGATCCTTCATGTGGCTGCACGCCGTGGCGCGCGAGCCGCTGAGGTCGCCAGCCCCGCCGTGCCCGATGGGGTCGACCAGGTCATCGACGCGCTCGAATCGGCGGGCGTCGTCCTCGACCCGTCGAACAATGTCATCAAGGCCTCGCCCGGGGCGCTGTCCATCGGACTCGTCTGGAACCAGGCGCTCGTGCATCCGCGCCTCGTCGAACTCGTCGATCGGGTTCGCCGCACCGGTGAGCCGATCACCGAGGAATGCGAGCTCGCGCGTGGGCCGTTCGGTGATGCGAACATCCACCTCAGTGTTCGGGTGGCACGCCTCGGCGCCCGCTACATCCTCCTGCTGGCCGAAGACCGGACGGAGTCGTTCCGGCTCGAGAACGTGCGGCGGGATTTCGTCGCGAACATCAGTCACGAGCTCAAGACGCCGATCGGCGCGGTCGGCCTCCTCGCGGAGGCCCTCGACAGTGCATCCGACGACCCGGAGCAGGTGCGGCGATTCGCCCACCGCCTCTCGGAAGAGTCACAGCGCCTCGCCCGCATCACGCAGGACATCATCGAACTGTCGCGACTGCAGGCGGCGGATGCGCTCACCGGTGCCGAGGTCGTCTCCGTCACCCAGGCCATCAGTTCCGCCGTCGACCAGAACCGGGTCGCCGCCGAGGCGCGCGGGATCGAACTCGCGATGCGAGGAGACAAGAAGGCGGAGGTCTTCGGCGACGAGACCCTGCTGGTCGTCGCCGTGCACAACCTGATCTCCAACGCCATCCAGTATTCGCCGAGTGGCTCGCGCGTCGGGATCGGTGTGCGCACCATCGACGGTGTCGTCGAGATCGCCGTGACCGACCAGGGCGAGGGCATCCCCGAAGAAGACCTCGACCGCGTCTTCGAGCGTTTCTTCCGGGTCGACCAGGCGCGCTCCCGTCACACCGGCGGAACCGGCCTCGGCCTCGCGATCGTGAAGCACGCTGTACAGAACCACGGCGGAGACATCCGCGTCTGGTCGCAACCCGGACGCGGCTCCACCTTCACGATCCGCCTGCCCGAAGCATCCCATGACGCCGCCGCGCGTCCCGCGATAGGAGAAACCACGTGA
- a CDS encoding phosphoglyceromutase has protein sequence MSAPYTLILLRHGQSEWNQKNLFTGWVDVRLSEQGIAEAKRAGELLAESGLLPDVLFTSVLTRAIQTANYALEVADRLWIDVKRSWRLNERHYGALQGLDKAETLEKYGPEQFQLWRRSFDVPPPVLSDDSEWSQANDPRYAGLGDDLPRTECLKDVIDRMLPYWESDITAEVATGKTVLVTAHGNSLRALVKHLDGISDEDIAELNIPTGIPLVYRLDENFAPLAPGEYLDPEAAAAGAAAVAAQGRK, from the coding sequence ATGTCTGCGCCATACACCTTGATCCTCCTTCGCCACGGTCAGAGCGAGTGGAACCAGAAGAACCTCTTCACCGGCTGGGTCGACGTCCGGCTGAGTGAACAGGGCATCGCCGAGGCCAAGCGTGCCGGCGAACTGCTCGCAGAATCGGGACTTCTTCCCGACGTCCTGTTCACCTCGGTGCTGACGCGGGCCATCCAGACCGCGAACTACGCGCTCGAGGTCGCAGACCGGCTCTGGATCGACGTGAAACGATCCTGGCGGCTCAACGAACGCCACTATGGTGCCCTCCAGGGCCTCGACAAGGCCGAGACCCTCGAGAAGTACGGTCCTGAGCAGTTCCAGCTGTGGCGCCGGTCGTTCGACGTGCCTCCGCCGGTGCTCTCCGACGACAGCGAGTGGTCACAGGCGAACGACCCCAGGTACGCGGGACTGGGTGACGACCTGCCGCGCACGGAATGCCTCAAAGACGTCATCGATCGCATGCTGCCCTACTGGGAGTCGGACATCACGGCCGAGGTCGCCACGGGCAAGACCGTCCTCGTCACGGCGCACGGCAACTCGCTGCGTGCACTCGTCAAGCACCTTGACGGGATTTCCGACGAAGACATCGCCGAGTTGAACATCCCGACCGGCATCCCGCTCGTGTACAGGCTCGACGAGAACTTCGCACCGCTCGCTCCGGGCGAATACCTCGACCCCGAGGCGGCGGCGGCCGGTGCTGCCGCGGTTGCCGCGCAAGGGCGCAAGTAA
- a CDS encoding PrsW family glutamic-type intramembrane protease encodes MTDGPRVLPSAGWFQDPHPQPQFRWWDGHAWTDYVVRPSDAPAAVSAAAGQAHAAPGRPGDRKWLGRWGGLIIIAGCLGIWLWMFGTSLALHAINSHASDSGEHLSSLPSMLMITGSCAVAAAFLYTMAYRLQPFDRLRPSFLVLAAVVGGGAATLVAGPVNGVVSILTGSASVRTSSAALATAGLVEEFLKIALVIALAWRLPVKNARTGLFVGGAVGFGFSAFENMDYLQLANDLGQPHGTSLLQVIVTVVIREFTGPFLHPLFTALLASALFAASRNGRFRVTIGVVGAYLGVAAAHGLYDSAGTITALITPNRVASGALAFLLCVLVMLATGFVWLHVARRARASAFARAAAGGTQVGDPGTLTSAA; translated from the coding sequence ATGACCGACGGACCACGCGTGCTGCCCTCCGCCGGGTGGTTTCAGGATCCTCATCCGCAACCGCAGTTCCGCTGGTGGGACGGTCACGCCTGGACAGACTACGTGGTGCGCCCTTCGGACGCCCCTGCCGCCGTCTCCGCTGCCGCCGGGCAGGCGCACGCTGCACCCGGCAGGCCCGGCGACCGGAAATGGCTGGGCAGATGGGGCGGACTCATCATCATCGCCGGATGCCTCGGGATCTGGTTGTGGATGTTCGGAACCAGCCTCGCCCTGCACGCGATCAACTCTCACGCCTCGGACTCGGGCGAGCATCTGAGCTCGCTTCCGTCGATGCTGATGATCACCGGAAGCTGCGCGGTGGCCGCCGCCTTCCTCTACACGATGGCATACCGGCTCCAGCCGTTCGATCGCCTTCGGCCCTCATTCCTCGTTCTGGCAGCGGTCGTCGGCGGCGGCGCGGCAACACTCGTCGCCGGTCCGGTCAACGGCGTTGTGAGCATCCTGACCGGGTCCGCGAGCGTGCGAACCAGTTCGGCCGCACTCGCGACCGCCGGACTGGTCGAGGAATTCCTCAAGATCGCGCTAGTGATCGCCCTCGCCTGGCGCCTCCCGGTGAAGAACGCGCGGACCGGCCTCTTCGTCGGTGGGGCCGTCGGTTTCGGGTTCAGTGCCTTCGAGAACATGGACTACCTGCAGCTCGCGAACGACCTCGGCCAGCCGCACGGAACGTCGCTGCTCCAGGTGATCGTGACGGTCGTCATCCGGGAGTTCACGGGACCGTTCCTGCACCCGTTGTTCACCGCACTTCTTGCATCCGCTCTCTTCGCCGCTTCACGGAATGGGCGTTTCCGGGTGACGATCGGGGTCGTCGGCGCCTACCTCGGCGTCGCCGCCGCGCACGGACTCTACGATTCGGCGGGCACCATCACGGCGTTGATCACTCCGAATCGCGTCGCCTCGGGTGCGCTCGCGTTTCTCCTCTGCGTGCTCGTGATGCTGGCCACCGGCTTCGTCTGGCTGCATGTCGCACGGCGGGCGCGAGCATCCGCTTTCGCGAGGGCGGCAGCGGGTGGGACGCAAGTCGGTGATCCCGGAACACTGACCTCAGCGGCATAG
- a CDS encoding response regulator transcription factor, whose amino-acid sequence MTHILLVEDEAALSEPLAFLLKREGYDISVAEDGPTALAEFDRLGADLILLDLMLPGIPGTEVCREIRVRSTVPIIMLTAKDSEVDIVVGLELGADDYVTKPYSTRELLARIRAVLRRRVESDELDDDGILEAGSVRMDVDRHTVAVSGSEISMPLKEFELLELLLRNAGRVLTRGQLIDRVWGSDYFGDTKTLDVHIKRIRSRIEENPSEPSMLVTVRGLGYRFNA is encoded by the coding sequence GTGACCCACATCCTTCTTGTAGAGGATGAAGCAGCGTTGAGCGAGCCGCTCGCGTTCCTGCTCAAACGCGAAGGCTACGACATATCGGTAGCAGAGGACGGCCCGACCGCGCTCGCCGAGTTCGATCGGCTCGGAGCCGACCTCATCCTCCTCGACCTGATGCTCCCTGGGATCCCGGGGACCGAGGTGTGCCGGGAGATCCGGGTGCGATCGACCGTGCCCATCATCATGCTCACGGCCAAGGACTCCGAAGTGGACATCGTCGTCGGACTCGAGCTCGGCGCCGACGACTATGTGACGAAGCCGTACTCGACGCGGGAGCTTCTCGCGCGCATCCGCGCTGTGCTCCGGCGCCGTGTGGAAAGCGACGAACTCGATGACGACGGAATCCTGGAAGCCGGCTCCGTGCGGATGGACGTCGACCGGCACACGGTCGCAGTCAGCGGGAGCGAGATCTCCATGCCGCTGAAGGAATTCGAACTGCTCGAACTGCTGCTGCGCAACGCCGGACGCGTGCTCACCCGCGGCCAGCTGATCGACCGGGTGTGGGGGAGCGACTACTTCGGCGACACGAAGACGCTCGACGTGCACATCAAGCGCATCCGGTCACGCATCGAGGAGAACCCCTCCGAGCCGTCCATGCTCGTGACGGTACGTGGGCTCGGCTACCGCTTCAATGCGTGA